CTCCCTCTCGCCCCTCCAGACGCTGTACGTCCACGGCGGCGTCCGCACCCGCGGCCCGTACGCCGATCTCGGCGACGCGGAGTTCATCGCGGCCTGCGTCGACGACCTGAAGGACCTGCTCGGTCACGTCCGCCCGCCCGCCGCCCTCATCGCCGAGCCCATCCAGGGCGTCGGCGGCTTCACCGCGCCGCCCGACGGCCTGTACGCGGCCTTCCGCGAGGTCCTGGACCAGCACGGCATCCTCTGGATCGCCGACGAGGTACAGACCGGCTGGGGCCGCACCGGCGAGCACTTCTGGGGCTGGCAGGCGCACGCCGCCGCAGGCCCGCCGGACATGCTCACCTTCGCCAAGGGCATCGGCAACGGCATGTCCATCGGCGGCGTCGTCGCGCGCGCCGAGATCATGAACTGCCTCGACTCCAACTCCATCTCGACCTTCGGCGGCTCGCCGATCACGATGGCGGCGGGCCTGGCGAACCTCACGTACCTTCTCGAACACGACCTCCAGGGCAACGCCCGGCGCGTCGGCGGTCTCCTCGGCGAGCGGCTGCGGGCGATCTCCGTGCCGCTCGACTACGTACGGGAAGTGCGCGGGCGCGGGTTGATGATCGGCGTCGAGCTGGTCAAGCCCGGCACCGACGAGGCGTACCCCGAAGGTGCCGCGGCCGTGCTCGAAGCGGCCCGCCAGGACGGCCTGTTGATCGGCAAGGGCGGCGGTCACAACACCAGCGTGCTGCGCATCGCACCGCCGCTCTCCCTCACCGTCGCGGAGGCGGAGGAGGGCGCGGCGATTCTCGAGCACGCGCTGAGGTGTATCCAGTAAGAAGTTCTGAGCAAGGGAACGTGCCATGACCACCGCCACCGCCTTGGAACCCGCCCTGTCGGTACGCCAGGTCCTCGCCCTGGACCGGGTGCTCGCCGGAGAGCCCGAGGTGGTGGCCGGCGCGGGCCACCTCGACCGGTCCGTGCGCTGGGTGCACGTCGCCGAGGCCGCCGACGTGGGTGTGATGCTCAGCGGCGGGGAAATGGTGCTCACCACCGGGGTCCTGCTCGCCGGCGACCCGGACGCGCAGGCCGAGTACATCCGTTCGCTGCACCGTGCGGAGGCCGCGGCCGTGGTCCTCGGGCTCGGCCGGGCCTTCCCGACCCCGCCGGACGTGATGCGCCGGGCCGCCGAGCGCTGCGGGCTGCCCATGGTGGTCCTCCACCGGCCCTTCCCGTTCGCCGAGCTGACGGAGGAGGTCCAGTCCCGGCTCGTGCGCAGCAAGTTCGCGGCGGTGAGCCTCTCGGAGGCCGTACGGACCGCGCTCACCGGGCTCATCACCACGGGCGCGCCCCTGCAACGGATGCTCGACGAGATCGCCGTGCACGCCGCGTGCCCGGTCGTCGTCACCAACCTCGCCCACCGCGTCCTCGCCACGGCGGGGGAGCGGTCCGCGGTGGACGACGTGCTGCGCGACTGGGAGCGCATCGCCCGGCAGGCGGGCGGCAGCGAGGGCGACGGCTGGATCCGCGCCGAGCTGGGCGGGCGCGGCGAGAGATGGGGCCGCATCGTGCTGTGCGGCTACCGGGGCGACGCCGCCACCGGGCGGCTGCTCGCCGACCGTGCCGCCGAGGCCCTGGTCCTGCACCGGATGCTGGGTGGCTCCGTGCACACCTGGGAGGAGGAGTCCGCGCAGAGCCTGCTGACCGACCTGGTGAGCGGGGTCGTACCGGCGCGGCAGCTGCTCCCGCGGGCCAGGGCGGCCGGGCTGCCCGTCAACCGCCGGGCCTTCGTGCCGCTGGTGGTACGGGACGGCGACCCGGGCCAGATCGACCGGGTGCTGCGTCTGCTGGGGCTCCCCGGACTGGTCGCCGAGCTCGCCGACGGGGCCACCGCCGTGCTGCTCAGCCTCGCCCGCGACCAGGACGCGGAGGCGCTGGCCGCCCACTTCGCGCTGCGGCTGCGCCATGAGACCGGCGCCCGTACGACCGTGGCGGCGGCCTCGCCCCGTACCGCCTGGGACGACGTCCCCGGCGGCCTGCGCGAGGCCCTGCACGTCGCCGAGGCCGCCGCCGACGCACCCGCCGACCAGGACCAGCCGGTGCTCGTCCGGCTGCGTGACGTCCATCTGCGGGGGCTGATACGGCTGTTGCGCGACGATCCGAACGTCCAGTCCTTCGCCGAACGGGAGTTGGACGGGCTGCTGTGCGGAGCCGATGCCGAGTCGGAGCTGCTGCCCGTGCTGCGGACCTACCTCGCGACCGGCCGCAACAAGTCCCGGACCGCGCAGCTCCACCACGTCAGCAGGCCCGCGCTCTACCGCCGGCTGGAGGCCATCGAGGCCCGGCTCGGCGTCGACCTCGACGACTTCGAGCAGGCCGCCTCCGTACACATCGCACTGCTCGCACACGACGCGCAACAACGGTGAAACACCGGACGGCTCAGGTGAAACATGGGACAACGCGGGGGTGACACCGTGGAACGGCACAGCGCCTCAGACGTGACACGGTGCAACTCAAACCATCCCTCACGGCTTCCTAGGCTCCTCGCACACCGAGCGACCGGAGGTCCCGATGAGCAGAGTGATCCGCGCCGCCGTCTTCCAGACTGCCTGGACCGGCGACAAGGAGTCGATGATCCAGGTCCACGAGCAGGCGGCCCGCGACGCCGCCGCACAGGGCGCACAGGTGCTGTGCTTCCAGGAGCTCTTCTACGGGCCCTACTTCTGCCAGGTCCAGGACAAGGCGTTCTACGAGTACGCCGAGCAGATCCCCGAAGGCCCGATCGTCCGGCGCTTCCAGGCGCTGGCCAAGGAACTGGGCATCGTGCTCGTGCTGCCGATGTACGAGGAGGAGCAGCCCGGCGTCCTGTACAACACGGCCGCCGTGATCGACGCGGACGGCTCGTACCTCGGCAAGTACCGCAAGCACCACATCCCGCAGGTCGAGGGCTTCTGGGAGAAGTTCTACTTCCGTCCCGGCAACGCCGGCTGGCCGGTCTTCGACACCGCGGTGGGCAGGATCGGCGTCTACATCTGCTACGACCGGCACTTCCCGGAGGGCTGGCGTGCGCTGGGCCTCGCGGGCGCCGAGATCGTGTTCAACCCGTCGGCCACCTCGCGCGGACTGTCCTCCTACATCTGGCAGCTGGAGCAGCCGGCGGCGGCCGTCGCCAACGAGTACTTCGTGGGCGCCATCAACCGCGTGGGCGTGGAGGAGTTGGGCGACAACGACTTCTACGGAACGTCGTACTTCGTCGACCCGGAGGCCCAGTTCGTCGGGGAGGTGGCCAGCGACAAGGAGACCGAACTCGTCGTCCGCGACCTCGACATGGCCAAGCTGCGCGAGGTGCGCGACCGCTGGCAGTTCTACCGGGACCGCCGCCCCGACGCGTACGAGCCGCTGACCGCGCCGTAGTCCGGCGGGGCCCTGGAGTCCGCCGGGCTTCCCGCGCCCCCGACGGGGCGCGGGGCTGTGGCATGGCGCGGCTCAGCCGCGTGGGCGCGACCAGCCGCGAGTGACCCGCAGTTTTCAGCGCACCGCATTCAGCGCACGGCAGGAGAGAGGGAGCATGAGCAGCCGTACCGTCATCCGTAATGGCCTCGTCATCACCGCGTCCGACGAGATCCACGCCGACGTCCTGATCGAGGACGGCCGGGTCGTCGCCCTCGCCGCGAGCGGCACCCCGGCGGCCGAGTCGTGGACGGCCGAGAGGACCATCGACGCCACCGGCAAGTACGTCATCCCGGGCGGCGTCGACGCCCACACCCACATGGAGCTGCCCTTCGGCGGCACCTTCGCCTCGGACACCTTCGAGACGGGCACCCGGGCCGCGGCCTGGGGCGGCACCACCACCATCGTCGACTTCGCGGTGCAGAGCGTCGGCCGCTCACTGCGTGAGGGCCTCGACGCCTGGAACGCCAAGGCCGACGGCAACTGCGCCATCGACTACGCCTTCCACATGATCGTCTCCGACGTCAACCAGGAGACGCTCAAGGAGATGGACCTGCTGGTCCAGGAGGGCGTCACCTCCTTCAAGCAGTTCATGGCCTACCCCGGCGTCTTCTACAGCGACGACGGTCAGATCCTGCGCGCCATGCAGCGCTCCGCCGAGAACGGCGGCCTGATCATGATGCACGCGGAGAACGGCATCGCGATCGACGTCCTCGTGGAACAGGCGCTGGCGCGCGGCGAGACCGACCCGCGCTTCCACGGCGAGGTGCGCAAGGCGCTCCTGGAGGCCGAGGCCACTCACCGGGCCATCAAGCTCGCCCAGGTCGCGGGCGCTCCGCTGTACGTCGTGCACGTCTCGGCGCAGGAGGCGGTCGCCGAGATCGCGCGGGCGCGCGACGAGGGACTGAACGTCTTCGGCGAGACCTGCCCGCAGTACCTGTTCCTGTCGACCGACAACCTCGCGGAACCGGACTTCGAGGGCTCGAAGTACGTGTGCAGCACGCCCCTTCGGCCCAAGGAGCACCAGGCCGCCCTGTGGCGGGGTCTGCGCACCAACGACCTCCAGGTCGTGTCGACCGACCACTGCCCCTTCTGCTTCGTGGGCCAGAAGGAGCTGGGCCGGGGCGACTTCTCGAAGATCCCCAACGGCCTCCCGGGCGTCGAGAACCGCATGGACCTGCTCCACCAGGCCGTGGTCGACGGGCACATCTCGCGCCGCCGCTGGATCGAGATCGCCTGCGCCACGCCGGCCCGGATGTTCGGCCTGTACCCGAAGAAGGGCACCATCGCGCCGGGCGCCGACGCCGACATCGTCATCTACGACCCGCACGCCGAGCAGGTCATGTCGGTCGAGACCCACCACATGAACGTCGACTACTCGGCGTACGAGGGCAAGCGCGTCACCGGGCAGGTCGAGACCGTGCTCTCGCGCGGCGAACCGGTCATCACCGAGCGGGAGTTCACCGGACGCGCGGGTCACGGCGTCTACACCCCCCGCTCCACCTGTCAGTACCTTCTCTGAGCGACTAGGAGTGGCGCCATGGACTTCGGACTCGTCCTGCAGACCGACCCCCCGGCCTCCCGCGTCATCGACCTGATGAAGCGCGCCGAGGGCAACGGCTTCACGTACGGCTGGACCTTCGACTCGGCCGTGCTGTGGCAGGAACCCTTCGTGATCTACAGTCAGATCCTCGCGAACACCGAGAAGTTGACGGTCGGCCCGATGGTCACCAACCCGGGCACCCGCACCTGGGAGGTCACCGCCTCCACCTTCGCGACGCTCAACGACATGTACGGCAACCGCACGGTGTGCGGCATCGGGCGCGGCGACTCGGCGATGCGCGTCGCCGGACGCAAGCCCAACACGCTCGCCCGCATCAGCGGCGCGATGAAGGTCATCCGTGCCCTCGGCCGCGGCGAGGAGGCCGACCTCGGCGGCACCGTCGTCAAGTTCCCCTGGGTCAAGCCGGGTGCCGAACTCCCGGTCTGGATGGCCGCGTACGGTCCCAAGGCCCTGAAGATGACCGGCGAGGAGGCCGACGGGTTCATCCTCCAGCTCGCCGACCTCTATCTCA
This portion of the Streptomyces mirabilis genome encodes:
- a CDS encoding aspartate aminotransferase family protein, translating into MSDLYARHKAVLPDWLALYYEDPIEITHGEGRHVWDAQGNKYLDFFGGILTTMTAHALPEVTKAVSEQAGRIIHTSTLYLNRPMVDLAERIAQLSGIPDARVFFTTSGTEANDTALLLATAHRQSNQILAMRNSYHGRSFSAVGITGNKGWSPTSLSPLQTLYVHGGVRTRGPYADLGDAEFIAACVDDLKDLLGHVRPPAALIAEPIQGVGGFTAPPDGLYAAFREVLDQHGILWIADEVQTGWGRTGEHFWGWQAHAAAGPPDMLTFAKGIGNGMSIGGVVARAEIMNCLDSNSISTFGGSPITMAAGLANLTYLLEHDLQGNARRVGGLLGERLRAISVPLDYVREVRGRGLMIGVELVKPGTDEAYPEGAAAVLEAARQDGLLIGKGGGHNTSVLRIAPPLSLTVAEAEEGAAILEHALRCIQ
- the hydA gene encoding dihydropyrimidinase; protein product: MSSRTVIRNGLVITASDEIHADVLIEDGRVVALAASGTPAAESWTAERTIDATGKYVIPGGVDAHTHMELPFGGTFASDTFETGTRAAAWGGTTTIVDFAVQSVGRSLREGLDAWNAKADGNCAIDYAFHMIVSDVNQETLKEMDLLVQEGVTSFKQFMAYPGVFYSDDGQILRAMQRSAENGGLIMMHAENGIAIDVLVEQALARGETDPRFHGEVRKALLEAEATHRAIKLAQVAGAPLYVVHVSAQEAVAEIARARDEGLNVFGETCPQYLFLSTDNLAEPDFEGSKYVCSTPLRPKEHQAALWRGLRTNDLQVVSTDHCPFCFVGQKELGRGDFSKIPNGLPGVENRMDLLHQAVVDGHISRRRWIEIACATPARMFGLYPKKGTIAPGADADIVIYDPHAEQVMSVETHHMNVDYSAYEGKRVTGQVETVLSRGEPVITEREFTGRAGHGVYTPRSTCQYLL
- a CDS encoding TIGR03842 family LLM class F420-dependent oxidoreductase, whose amino-acid sequence is MDFGLVLQTDPPASRVIDLMKRAEGNGFTYGWTFDSAVLWQEPFVIYSQILANTEKLTVGPMVTNPGTRTWEVTASTFATLNDMYGNRTVCGIGRGDSAMRVAGRKPNTLARISGAMKVIRALGRGEEADLGGTVVKFPWVKPGAELPVWMAAYGPKALKMTGEEADGFILQLADLYLTEYMVKAVKDAAVEAGRDPSEVKICVAAPAYITEDDSPEALAHAREQCRWFGGMVGNHVADLVSKYGEHSAAVPEELTDYIKAREGYDYSHHGRSDNPDTKFVPDEIVDRFCLIGTAEQHIEKLKALRALGVDQFAVYDMHDAQEAVIDAYGSKVIPAVNG
- a CDS encoding PucR family transcriptional regulator, whose product is MTTATALEPALSVRQVLALDRVLAGEPEVVAGAGHLDRSVRWVHVAEAADVGVMLSGGEMVLTTGVLLAGDPDAQAEYIRSLHRAEAAAVVLGLGRAFPTPPDVMRRAAERCGLPMVVLHRPFPFAELTEEVQSRLVRSKFAAVSLSEAVRTALTGLITTGAPLQRMLDEIAVHAACPVVVTNLAHRVLATAGERSAVDDVLRDWERIARQAGGSEGDGWIRAELGGRGERWGRIVLCGYRGDAATGRLLADRAAEALVLHRMLGGSVHTWEEESAQSLLTDLVSGVVPARQLLPRARAAGLPVNRRAFVPLVVRDGDPGQIDRVLRLLGLPGLVAELADGATAVLLSLARDQDAEALAAHFALRLRHETGARTTVAAASPRTAWDDVPGGLREALHVAEAAADAPADQDQPVLVRLRDVHLRGLIRLLRDDPNVQSFAERELDGLLCGADAESELLPVLRTYLATGRNKSRTAQLHHVSRPALYRRLEAIEARLGVDLDDFEQAASVHIALLAHDAQQR
- a CDS encoding nitrilase-related carbon-nitrogen hydrolase, producing MSRVIRAAVFQTAWTGDKESMIQVHEQAARDAAAQGAQVLCFQELFYGPYFCQVQDKAFYEYAEQIPEGPIVRRFQALAKELGIVLVLPMYEEEQPGVLYNTAAVIDADGSYLGKYRKHHIPQVEGFWEKFYFRPGNAGWPVFDTAVGRIGVYICYDRHFPEGWRALGLAGAEIVFNPSATSRGLSSYIWQLEQPAAAVANEYFVGAINRVGVEELGDNDFYGTSYFVDPEAQFVGEVASDKETELVVRDLDMAKLREVRDRWQFYRDRRPDAYEPLTAP